In Herbaspirillum seropedicae, a single window of DNA contains:
- a CDS encoding ABC transporter substrate-binding protein produces MKPFHCLFKHLVGSVALAAAVATLGSAPAMAQASYNVGATSTGVPFTFLDIKTNKLQGMMVDTVTAVGNKAGFSVNIQQTPFAALIPSLTGNKIDIIAAAMLKTEARAQIVDFSDPVYSYGEGLFVNAQDGKSYKNLDDLKGEIVGAQVGTVFVDALNKKGGFKEVKTYDSVADMMRDVALGRIKAGFGDRPIVAYQLAQGANPQVRLVKEYQPTLMGDVCLVIRKGDPKLMERLNKAIAELKADGTLARIVEQWKLN; encoded by the coding sequence ATGAAGCCATTCCATTGCCTGTTCAAACACCTGGTCGGCAGCGTCGCGCTGGCTGCCGCGGTGGCCACCCTGGGTAGCGCGCCCGCGATGGCGCAGGCCAGCTACAACGTGGGCGCCACTTCCACGGGGGTGCCGTTCACCTTCCTCGATATCAAGACCAACAAGCTGCAGGGCATGATGGTCGACACCGTCACCGCCGTGGGCAACAAGGCCGGGTTCTCAGTCAATATCCAGCAGACGCCCTTTGCCGCGCTGATCCCCTCGCTGACTGGCAACAAGATCGACATCATCGCAGCGGCCATGTTGAAGACCGAGGCGCGCGCGCAGATCGTGGACTTCAGCGATCCGGTGTATTCCTATGGCGAGGGCTTGTTCGTCAACGCCCAGGATGGCAAGAGCTACAAGAACCTCGATGACCTCAAGGGGGAGATCGTTGGCGCCCAGGTCGGCACTGTCTTCGTGGACGCGCTGAACAAGAAGGGCGGCTTCAAGGAAGTGAAGACCTACGATTCGGTGGCTGACATGATGCGCGACGTCGCCCTGGGCCGGATCAAGGCCGGCTTCGGCGATCGCCCCATCGTGGCCTACCAGCTTGCGCAGGGCGCCAATCCGCAGGTGCGTTTGGTCAAGGAATATCAGCCTACGCTCATGGGCGATGTCTGCCTGGTCATCCGCAAGGGCGATCCCAAGTTGATGGAACGGCTCAACAAGGCGATTGCCGAGCTCAAGGCTGATGGCACGCTGGCGCGCATCGTGGAGCAGTGGAAGCTGAACTGA